GCTGACGGCAGGATCCTCCACTTGGGTCGTGTCAAGAACTCGGAGGTAGAGCAAGTCAAGGGCGTCACTTACAGTCTGGAAAACTTCCTGGGGCCGCAGCATGGGCGGAGCAACGGTAAGACCGCTCCCATTGTGAGCGACCACAGAGCGGTGGAAGTGACCGAAGACGTCTCTGCAGACCCCGCGTCCTCGTCCTTCAGGGACCGCCTCCTCACGAGTCCAGACAACGAGCTGTTCCACGTGGTGGTCTACCTGGCACCGGGCGACTATCACTGCTTCCATTCGCCCACAGACTGGAGGGTGGAGCTCCGGCGACACTTCCCAGGTGAGGCGGCGCTGGGAGGCTCAGGCGGCCATCTTTGTGCTGACTCGTCACGTCCGCGTGTCCTCGTTAGGCTCCTTGATGTCGGTCAACCCGGGCGTGGCTCGCTGGGTCAAAGAGCTCTTCTGCCTTAACGAGCGTGTGGCGCTGACCGGCCAATGGCGGCACGGCTTCTTCTCCTTGACGGCGGTCGGCGCCACCAACGTGGGTTCCATCCGCGTCTACTTTGACCAGGTGAGTTGGTCACATGACCCGTGAGGACCACTGGCTCCAAAACGTTGGTTTGTTTGCTCAGGAGCTGCAGACGAACACGCCACGCTACAGAAAAGGCTCTTTCCACGACCACAGTTACGTTGCCATGGGCAACCAGGTGTTGTCGAGGGAGGGGCTGTCCTTGCGGAGGGGGGAGGCGGTGGGCGAGTTCAACCTGGGTTCTACCATCGTCCTTCTCTTTGAAGCCCCCAAAACTTTCACCTTCAACGTGCACCCGGGACAGAGAATCCGAGTGGGGGAGGGGCTTGGcgccctctgattggctgactgGGAGTGATCAactcaggaggaggaggagcttccTGGCTCGCTCTGGAACATTTTTGGAATTCTCAGcaatgtgcgtgcgtgtgtgtgtgtgtgtgtgtgtgtgtgtgtgcgcgtatctgtgtgtgtatatgcgtgtgtgtgtgtgtacgtgtgtgtatatgcgtgtgtgtgcgtacgtgtgtgtatatgcgtgtgtgcgtatgtgtgtgtgtatatgcgtgtgtgtgcgtacgtgtgtgtgtgtgtgtatatatgcgtgtgtgcgtgcgtgcgtgtgtgtgtgtgtgtgtatatatatatgcgtgtgtgtgtttgcacgcCCACATGTAAAACATGGCcttgtcaaaaataaaaaaacaaccaaataaaagatgtaatcttttattttgaagagaataattttctgcatgtcacttcctgttgatgTTCTGTGGGTGACGGGGACAAAGGTCGTGCTTGTGGAATTTGAGGAATTCATCACAGCCATCATTTTTAACTCCGCCTCTggcagcagaagcagcagcagagcCAATGGGAGAGCGGCGGGCAGCAGTTGCCGTGGCGATGAAAGCGCGGCTCAGCCAGACCTCCGTGGGACCAGCCGTCCACGCCCATGTCCTTCGCCGCCCAGACCTTCCTGTCCTGGACGGGATCGCCGGCAGCTGCCTCACCGTTCCAGGGGGAGGTGCCTGTCTGCTGAGTTTTGATAGCCAGGAAGGAGGCCAGGTCCAGGTCCAGGCCGACTGCACCCCCCCGTGGACACGGGGTGCTCTGGCGGCACTGGGGACAAGGGATCCACACCTGGGGAGGAGGGGGAAGTGGGTTGcgatcacttcctgtgtgaatgtCACGTGACCATGTCACGCTCACCTGCTCGTTGACGACCGTGTCCAACCTCTTCAGACACGCCTGGCAGAAGGTGTGGCCGCAGTGCAGTCGCCTTGGCAACCGCGTGGCGAGGTCATAGCTGCCAAAGCACACGATGCACACCAGGTCCTGGCGCTTGAGTGATGTCAccgtctccatggcaacagagGATGCCCCCTCTTCTATGTGTGTGGACATTTTGGCGTGTAGTGTGTCAAGCTAGCTGGAAAACCAACAGAATGATACCTGCTGGAGTGCGGGGCTTAACAATGTTGATTAACACACAAACATACCCGACCAATGGCTTCCATTTGGTGCTCCTTTCTTCCTCGGCTGTTCTTATTCCATCGTGTTGTCCATGTCTTCTTGTTGGTCGCGCGTGTTCTTCTGCCCTCCTCTTGGTGTTTGTTTGGCCTTCATCAATAATTCATCCTCATAAATGTTGTGTGTTTGCTCTTCATGCTTGACAAACCACATGTTTGCAACTGAAGAGAAAACAAGACTTTCCAATGGACACTTTGCAACATTTGGACCAACAATGTTTTCTAAAGAGCTTTTACTGTCCTGTAACTGGATGAGTGCTGCGTCAGGTTACACAGCTGTTACCTAGCAACAGGACTCAGATGACTTCTGATTGGACGACATCCTGTATTgccacatttttctctttttctacTCTTATGCGAACAAGACGTTGGAAATGAAGCATGACAATGAACGTTTGAATAATCAGTCCATCGTCACTGGTGTCACACATCATGCTATCACACGCTAACTTAGGAAGTTCCagccatccgttttctatgccacttatcctcaccaaggtcgcgggtatgctggagcctatcccagctgactttgggagagaggcggggtacactctggactggtggccagccaatggcaagtATTATCGGGTCAGCGAAGGTGCCGGCTATCTTCTGGCGTCACAGGTTTCGTCAAGGACTCcaggagaaagttatctttggagagaGTGGCCCCAATGGTCTGAGCAAAACAAGTATAACAGTCGAGGGGTTCTGTCTTTCATTTGGCCGGAAGATGGGAACGGGTGAATGAAACGGGGTCCATGGACATGAGaagagttcggagaagccatggtgaacgacttccggacggcttcgaggAGATTCTGGACGACCGTCTCAGGAGGAGGAAGCAGTACCCAGTCAACACGGTGGTGTCATGGTGGGGATGTTGCGGATCAGTTGAAGGAATACTTCAGGGTAGGAGGGCTCAGGTAAAACCAAGGACACATCTCTTGGGATCTTGCTCTTttccttgttcttgtttccttttCCTCCTTTCTTCTTTCCTCTCTGTGGCCAAGAACAAGTTAAACTCATTCAAAATCAACTCATCGATAGTCCTGATCATTTGTTTGATCCTCCCAAATGTTTCTTTATTTGTACAGACCTGCTCTCTCAGTGTAAGAGTGTAGAggatataaaataaatgtataaaaacagtacaagaaatgattaaaaagAATACAAGTTCAGAAAGCAGATATAAAAACACTATGAATGCACAACAATCATTGTGCAATCATTTCAATCATTGACCAAAAAAGGTGATGACAAATGCTAACGAAGTTTTAGCCATGACCACAGcaatgatgacatcaccgcAGAGAAAGAACAAATACCTCCTTCATTCAGGAACGTCACGTTACGCCACCACCGACGTACATTACGTTCCAGCTTCAGTCATTCAGAAAAACACAAACTAAACCTTTGACCttgcaaaacaaacatgttcataggataaaaatataatttttctaGGATAAAAGTAGATTTTCCGAGGATAGAGGTAGAATTTTCCGAGGATGAAGGTAGAATTTTCCGAGGATAAAAGTAGAATTTCATAGGATAAAAGTAGAATTTTCCGAGGATGAAGGTAGAATTTTCCGAGGATAAAAGTAGAATTTCATAGGATAAAAGTAGAATTTTCCGAGGATGAAGGTAGAATTTTCCGAGGATAAAAGTAGAATTTCCTAGGATAAAAGAATTTTCCAAGGATGAAGGTAGAATTTTCCGAGGATAAAAGTAGAATTTCATAGGATAAAAGTAGAATTTTCCGAGGATAAAGGTAGAATTTTCTGAGGATAAAAGTAGAATTTCCTTGGATAAAAGAATTTTCCGAGGACAATACAAACATTTTGAAAGGCTAAAAGAGACGACAAAGTTAATTGTTGGTGAAAGTTGACTCAGCTGGTTTAAAtagtgttttttcaaaataatagcaTCAGTCTGTGGTTTCCAGTGTGTTCCAGAACTCAAACGGGAGGTTTGTTGGTTACACAAACAAAATGGCCACCTTTCGGGTTCTTTCTTGGTCCGGTTCAGTCGACTTCTTCCTTCAAGGAAACAAACCCGGAGCCAATCAGCTgcgatgacatcacttcctccgCCTGCAGCGGTAGCAGCAAGCGCAGCGTCCGCCCTCCTCTTCCCCCCCGGATACTTCCTTcaccaaatatggtggcggGGCGGCGCCCGACCCCATGTAGGGGTTTGCGTTATTGCCGTTGACTGCAGCTGAATTGGCTATCACCATGCTGTCGTCACCGGAGGTACGCAGTTTAGCTCGAGGGATGGTCACCTGACCGTAGGGGTTGTCCAGGGACACTCTGATGGCAGATGACATGGCGGCTTGTCACAAGGGGAGGGACTTAGCAAAGGTCCAATCAGAGAAGATAACCTAAAAGAGAGGAAAATGCTATTACTCATAAAGACTTTCATGTTCGCTTCTTGTGCTACCTGCTCTGATCAATACATATTACTTATTAGTACACTTTGTGCTTCCtattttgcagtttttcaaaaatatcttcATGAATGAAGTAttctgtttggtggttgaattattagtccaaacatattcacatttaagaacatgttacattaaatgaagcatttccaagcataaaaatggctaaattaagtcaAATCCAAAAAGAAGACATTCAGAACATGCATTCAGCGACATTGATGTAGTACTGTACGCCGGTCACTAGGAggcagtgatgttactgtaatgttgacaCAAGCACCGGACTTGATGGGCAgaccaacaggcttttattgcaacttTCAGTCATCTCACAACAAActcaataatcccaaataaaaatccataattaaaacacaggctactgttaccGTAACCCATAACCAGcataacaagctaaaactcacttCTTGCCCACACAGCACTCACTCTGCTTCCCTAGCACCACGCACTTGTACCAGTACATCCCCCAgtatatttatccatccatccatcttcaatgctgcttctcctcattagggtcgcggttatgctggagcctatcccagctgactttgggcgagagtggcggggtacaccctgggctggtcaccagccaatcgcagggcacatatagacaagcaatcaTTCACAACtgtggataatttagagtcgccagttaacctaacatgcatgtttttggaatgtggagggaaaccggagtacctggagaaaacccacatgcacggggagaacaatcccaacagagattcgaacgcagatcttcccgatctcctgactgtgcggccaacatgctaaccactgggccaccgtgcggcctagtatatttatttatttattgctttttacTGCTTTTATTGTTACTGTCTATATGgcttgtgcagcactttggtcaACCAACATTGTTTCAAATGTGCTAGAACAATAACGTGTGACTTGACTTGAGCCTAAAGGTGActaatttaatgtctagagggctctaatcatgttaaaaaaaagggtatttctatggttgtaaacaggtattttatgctctaactacctaagtattccatgtataaataaggaatcctacttggcaaaaattcacttatcacggtcctGTGTGGAACCAATGAAGCGCCATAAACCAGGGATTCCTGTATACTCACTTATCTTTACTAACAGCATTATTTCAAACAAATGGAATAATACAGTCATATTTGATCTGATTCTACATGCTCGTTCatcataaatatgaatataaatatcatTATTTCATCAAAAGGAGAAAAGCATAAGCAAGACACAAGATGAAGTGGTCCAAGATGTTGGATCTACTAGTGATGtcattattaggggtgtcataaGATCTCGATTACAATGTGACGAGCTTTGTCGTTCAGGAAAAAACTGTctggtgggcactaggcctgcgacgatagtaaataaataaatagatgaacGGACGTgacaataaatgacaatgaaGTGGATAATCAGAACGTTATTATACGTGCatgcgtctgttttcctccaaacagccaggaagagggttcacttgCTCCACtacttccacaccaaactcctccaagcatgGCTTTAGGGAGGgggaacagaaaagggtcttccccaaagtgttcccacaaagttgaaCGCATACAAAATGTGTTGTTAAGAAACCCACGTCTGGTTTAAATGCTAGTGTATCAAACTGACTTATTaacacttaataataataataataatacaagtagtACATAATACTTAATAAAGTAATGACATGTAGTAGTAAATCAACTTAGAGTAATGTTGGATTTACCTTTGAGAGCAaacttcttcttttcttctgaGTGGAAAACAAAGGTGTCTCTTCTCTTCACTCGCTCAACCGCCCTAACCTGTTCAACCGGGAGACACTCCCTCCTCCGCCTGGAGCCACGCCCACTGACCACGCCCCCATCACCCGATTAACTGGGGTTTCCGATTAAGATTAAGGCTGCTTTTCAGTAGTAGTTTGAGTTGCCCTCCTTGACGTTCCCCAGGCATTTTATATTACGTCATTACTTACGTCATGCGGAGGCCACGTGTGGATGTGGGAGGAGTGGAGGTGAGAAATAGAAGGCAGTTTAGTTTATTAGTTTACAAAGTTGGCTTGTTTGTTTCGATTTAGTGTAATTGTtgagaaataattatttttactcGAGCTATCATTATGGCTAGCTATCATTGTTTGTTAGCTTGTTAATAAATTGGTTGTTGTGACATGTTGCCACTGTCAAAGTAGTCCAGTCGAATCATGACTTTGCTCATTTGATGCATCTTCTTCCAAACAAACAGTGTTTGATGTTCTGTACTGCCACCCTGTGGATGTATTTTTCTTGCACCACTGTAATGCATTGTGGGTAATATAAGACTTGCTCCCTCAACCCTCCGGGTAGATATTGACTGTCACCATAGACATAGATAGACGCCGCATctagtgggtttgtccactgcggCGGTACATCAcagtcgccgccatattggatgtgtcagggctgcgctgtaaatgaatccaagtaaatgtacttactttcataaagcgaaTAAAGAATTTGAAGTTAATtactctcgtttatacattaaGCACTAATGCTTAAACGCACTAAgatacttgggaaacaggcaCCATAAATGTGAGGATCAAATACATCGTTTTTAGTGCCCAGCtatttcccaagtatattagtacgtgtgtgaatgtatacacgagaggaattaactttaatttatttgtagaaaggcgctttgtgaaagtaagtacatttacttgtattcatttacagcgcagccttgacacatccaatatggcggcgacattgacgtacggctcagcgctcgatgcggcgtctatcttTGTGTATGGATGTCACCAACATGGTTACCAAGTCCACTTCACGACATTTATGATGGCGGCCGGAGGGCAACCCAAAGTGCTATTGGAATGCAGCCTAAATCTTGCACTCTTTTATTCACTTAGTTCACAGGACTTGATGAAGCGGTATATTTTGAAACGTCAGACCACATCATTCACACAAACATATGACCTTAACCCTGACTACAGAATGCTGAAGTTCACTACTTTACTTTGCTTTCATTCAACAACAAAGAATCATGTTTTATTCTTCATTAAAAGTAAATGCTATATAAAACTGTCGGACTGATTTATTCAAAACGTTATATGGCGTCCTCGCTTCTTTTTCGGTTTCCGCCGGAAGCCCCTCCCTGTTAGCTTTAGCTGTTAGCTCTTCGGGGCACGAAACTGGGAAGAAACTGTCAAACCGGGAAGAAAATTTGGTTTTAAAAACGAGATGAGCGCAGACGCGGACAGTAGAGGACAGCGGTGACCGAATGTGTCACCCTCAACAACCGCCCCTCACGGTGGGTTAGTGGGCACAAAAGGGACAAAATCCTCTTTAATCCTCGAATTCCTCCACTCCTTCTTCCCCTCCCTCGTCGGCGTTTACCGCTAAATCACCTGATAAACACGACAAAAAGTCTCAAAGTTCATGGCTGTCGGTGCTTCACTTTGTTTTTAGGCATCACTTGACTTTGTCCGTTGTTTTCTTTGATGTTCATGTTGTTGGCAGACTAGCTTCACTAGAATGGGCTCTGCTAGTCCTCTGCTATCTTTGTCATAGCGCTTCACTATGCTAGCCCTGTGCTATATCTGCGATAGCTCTTCTCTATGCTAGTCCTGTGCTATGTCTACATTATCTCGATGCAAGCTTTATGCTGTGTGTATAATTTTTGCAAGCCTCACCTTTTCCCACACTTTGATTGTTGCTTGTGTGGCTTTAGGAAGTACCTTAGGGGAGACGTGACAGTTtgttattgcaagtttgaatggcTTTGCACAGGATTGAATCCAAAGTGATGAAAGGTTTTTCAAGTTGTGTGAAATGAAATTTCATGTTAAAGCACACAGTAAGTTTTaataaactgtaattgtaatgtaatatgaaaaacgGGTTTTGTGAACATAATTCAATGTAATTTGTAAacttaatttgtttttctttgttttcagaTAATTTAGTCTTTGTCTGTCCACAGTGGATCATGCAAGCTTTCCTCTCTTGACCGTTCAACCTCTGACACATGATGGGCTTTGGTCGGGATCTTAGAAATTCCCATGAGGGATTACTGAAGCTGCAGGACTGGGAATTAAAGGTACCCTTCTTTGTTTGTCCTCTGCAACTTTAACAAAGTGTCTGTTTGAAGGAATTCAACTTGACGTGGGATTGTTGACATCGTAAATGGATGAACATTTGTACTGTCAGTGTCATTGAGTAGAACCTCCAGTGGTTATATTGAGTCCGTTCGTAGACTGTGATGTACATTGGATTGTACACCCAGactaactcctaagtcactcacactgtacgcagaacacatgaagtacagcaataaaacataaatacaacaattaaatggaaacagtcataaaaaaaatacaactaaagGACTAGTAACGTTTTCATGTCAATTTGTAGACCACTCCACTGTAAAGTTATTACTGTCGCCGTCAGAGGATCAGTGAGTTTTGTGATACCCCAGCCTGTGTGAATGCGACATGCATCTTGTGCATGCAGAGTTGCCTGTTGTTGACGGCCCACCTTCTCATCATCCTACCAATACACACGTTAAGATACCATCATTCCTAATTCATGTCACCAAAGGCCAGTGTTGACAGTAGCACTACTACTCCTACTAGCAGCACATAGtggcttttcccttcagttGTGCACTGTGCTGTAATTACTTTTGgagcgagtctcgtgtttactGACTAAATTTCCGTTTTATGGGAGATCGTACATATCCACCAACCTCTGAAAGCCGTAAGTCAAGGTGGTGATCAATGTTTTTGATCAAATTGATTGGATCCTACTTCTCCATCACGGTTTTGGCAAAGCTGTTAGCATCTTGTGTGGGTGTGGCCTGCAGATGAGGTCACCAGtggtgatgtgtgataccactgatttagtttCCGATCTGATACAGAGTCAAATTTAGGCTGGTATCAGTGTTACTGATACTATGTGTCtggtaaatgttaaaaagtagtgtatttgaaATGTtaacaaataattaaaacatcAGATTTATTTGAAACCCTGAAGTGCAGGCTAACATACAACATGGGACATagaaaatacatgcaaatggtcttttaaacaataaaaaaagaaccaaaGTCAAATAAGTGACTCTTTATTAACAAGTACAATAagattgacaactttattcccaactGATTTTGTTCCCAAAGGCTCCGTTCATGATCGGCCAGGCTTTTCGACAGGGTGAGCCTGACTGACTCAGCAGTGTGCCGCTGCGCTTACGCATGACACACTTTACTCAGgtggaagaaaaagtagttcccaccaacATTGGTTACTTTGCACTGCCTTCCTGTTAATGATGTTTGAAAGCATGAAGATGTGGTGTGGGAAGTGTTGGTGTTTCGGTATCGATGTGACCAGGATGTGGTCTTCCAGCTGCTGGAGGCCGTCAAACGTTTTATGACTCTGCGTGTGAAGAGCGACAAAGAGTACGCCGCCCTGCTGCTCAGCATGACCCAGCAGATGGAGAAACATGAAGCGGCAGACTACGTCAGCACCGTCAGCAAGGTGATCAGCATCACACCACCTTCATTTCCTGTCTGCTGCGGCACTGACAACGTGAGCGTGCGTGTTAGACTTGGTCACAGGTGGTACGTCAGACGGAGGTGCTGGGTCGCGTCATGAGGAGTCACGCGGACGACCTCAACTCGGGTCCTCTGCACCGCCTGGCCACACTGATCCGAGACAAGCAGCATGTGAAGAAGAGCTACCAGAGTCTTCATCAGCTGCTGGAGAGCCACAACCACAAGGTCTGCTGGGAGATAACTGCTGACGtgaacaagtgtgtgtgttagaagaaGGTAAGAAAATGAAGTGCTGGTTGTTGTTGCTAGGTTACCAGGAGCGACCTGGACAAGCTGAAGTCGACTTATCGTCAGCTGAGCCGTGACGCAAACAATGCCAAAGAGAAGTATCGAGAAGCTCTCAGTAAAGGTTTGACTTGCGCTCTTAATTTGTATACGTCACGACCAGGAAGTAGTCTGTCAGCAACTTTACTGACCAATTGCAGGACGAGAGACAGAGCGTGCTCACGAGCGTTACAACAAAGCCACAGCCAAGTTACACAACTTGCACAATCAGTACGTGGTGGCGGTGTGCGGAGCTCAGACGCAACAAGAAGAGCACAGACGGCGTGCAGCGCCCGCTCTGCTGGACGCCCTGCAGACGATGCAGGAGGACATGACCCTCGCTTTGTGGGTGACCTCGCAACACTGGCTGTACGAGACAATGATGAGCAGCGCAGcatcactgtgtgtgcgtgtgtgcaggaAGAACATTCTGGAGGAGTACTGTGAGATCAGCAGTCTGCTGACAGAGGAAGTTGTTAAAGTTCACCAAGAGATTTCAGCAGCCGTTCAACAGATTGACCCGCTGGTAGAGTACCAGCACTTCATCGATGCCTacaggttgccatggtgacagcGGGTACATCCTCTTCTTCCTGCTGTCTTGTGGtgctcaatgtgtgtgtgtgtgtgtgtgtgtgtgcgcgcgcgcgcgcgcacatgTGTGACACAGGTCTCCAGAGATCCCAGAGGCCAGTGTGGAGTTTGACACGTCTCTGTTGGATGAGACTGACAATATGCCGGCCAATGAGATCCTCTGGAACACGCTGACGGCTGACAGTCTGCAGACCATGTGAGGCCACTCCCCCAATTTTCTTCCCGCCTTTCAATGCCTTCCTGAACATCTCACACCTGAACCTATCTTCAGGTTGTCCTCTGCGACGGAGGAGCTCGCGCTGACTCAGCAGAACCTGAGGACCAAAGAGGCTCTGGTGGACGACCTGGACTCAAAGATCCAAACGAGTCAAGAGAACACAGACAGGAAGAGCGAGTCGGTGTCTGTGTGTCGTGTCtctctgtttgtttgtctgtgttgacTGTCTGCATCTCTGTCGCTTGTCTTTAGCTGcgtcctcctcctcagtcagaaACTGTCTCTCCTTGAGCTCCGTCAAACTGTCCAATCACTGCGCAGCTCAGAAGCCCGCCTCTTGTCGCAGAAGGCCCTGTTGGACACCAAGATAGCCGCCGCCTCCCCACCCCTACCACCGCCGCCTCTCACTCTTCCCTACGAGGACGACACTCGCTCTGTTGGCTCCACTGTAAACTTTTTGTGTTCATCTCTGACCCCAgtgagtttttcaaaataaagtccaTTGTTTTGGGCATGTTTTTCAGGATAAAAATAAGGAGAAGAGTTCACGTTTCGACACGCTGCGTCACTCCCTGGCCGGAATGATTCGCTCGCCAAAAGCCATGTTGGGCTCGTCCTCCTCAGTGAGCTGCTTTCCCATCACGGTGCCACG
This Dunckerocampus dactyliophorus isolate RoL2022-P2 chromosome 17, RoL_Ddac_1.1, whole genome shotgun sequence DNA region includes the following protein-coding sequences:
- the fer gene encoding tyrosine-protein kinase Fer isoform X1; its protein translation is MMGFGRDLRNSHEGLLKLQDWELKLLEAVKRFMTLRVKSDKEYAALLLSMTQQMEKHEAADYVSTVSKTWSQVVRQTEVLGRVMRSHADDLNSGPLHRLATLIRDKQHVKKSYQSLHQLLESHNHKVTRSDLDKLKSTYRQLSRDANNAKEKYREALSKGRETERAHERYNKATAKLHNLHNQYVVAVCGAQTQQEEHRRRAAPALLDALQTMQEDMTLALKNILEEYCEISSLLTEEVVKVHQEISAAVQQIDPLVEYQHFIDAYRLPWSPEIPEASVEFDTSLLDETDNMPANEILWNTLTADSLQTMLSSATEELALTQQNLRTKEALVDDLDSKIQTSQENTDRKSDCVLLLSQKLSLLELRQTVQSLRSSEARLLSQKALLDTKIAAASPPLPPPPLTLPYEDDTRSVGSTDKNKEKSSRFDTLRHSLAGMIRSPKAMLGSSSSHFFDVIPSSERPLAEQEWYHGAIPRTEAQELLRQQGDFLVRESHGKPGEYVLSVFSDEQRRHFIIQFADSQYRFEGTGFATIPQLIEHHFSTKQLITKKSGVVLLNPVVKDKKWILNHEDVMLGELLGKGNFGEVFKGTLLRDKTPVAVKTCKEDLPPELKIRFLSEARILKQYDHSNIVKLIGVCTQRQPIYIVMELVPGGDFLSFLRKKKDELKTKQLVRFSVDAAAGMAYLESKNCIHRDLAARNCLVGEGSVLKISDFGMSRQEDDGVYSSSGLKQIPIKWTAPEALNYGRYSSESDVWSYGILLWETFSLGVCPYPGMTNQQAREQVEKGYRMACPQRCPDDVYKVMQRCWQYNPEERPKFSELQRDLAAIKKK
- the fer gene encoding tyrosine-protein kinase Fer isoform X2, which encodes MMGFGRDLRNSHEGLLKLQDWELKLLEAVKRFMTLRVKSDKEYAALLLSMTQQMEKHEAADYVSTVSKTWSQVVRQTEVLGRVMRSHADDLNSGPLHRLATLIRDKQHVKKSYQSLHQLLESHNHKVTRSDLDKLKSTYRQLSRDANNAKEKYREALSKGRETERAHERYNKATAKLHNLHNQYVVAVCGAQTQQEEHRRRAAPALLDALQTMQEDMTLALKNILEEYCEISSLLTEEVVKVHQEISAAVQQIDPLVEYQHFIDAYRSPEIPEASVEFDTSLLDETDNMPANEILWNTLTADSLQTMLSSATEELALTQQNLRTKEALVDDLDSKIQTSQENTDRKSDCVLLLSQKLSLLELRQTVQSLRSSEARLLSQKALLDTKIAAASPPLPPPPLTLPYEDDTRSVGSTDKNKEKSSRFDTLRHSLAGMIRSPKAMLGSSSSHFFDVIPSSERPLAEQEWYHGAIPRTEAQELLRQQGDFLVRESHGKPGEYVLSVFSDEQRRHFIIQFADSQYRFEGTGFATIPQLIEHHFSTKQLITKKSGVVLLNPVVKDKKWILNHEDVMLGELLGKGNFGEVFKGTLLRDKTPVAVKTCKEDLPPELKIRFLSEARILKQYDHSNIVKLIGVCTQRQPIYIVMELVPGGDFLSFLRKKKDELKTKQLVRFSVDAAAGMAYLESKNCIHRDLAARNCLVGEGSVLKISDFGMSRQEDDGVYSSSGLKQIPIKWTAPEALNYGRYSSESDVWSYGILLWETFSLGVCPYPGMTNQQAREQVEKGYRMACPQRCPDDVYKVMQRCWQYNPEERPKFSELQRDLAAIKKK
- the fer gene encoding tyrosine-protein kinase Fer isoform X3, with translation MMGFGRDLRNSHEGLLKLQDWELKLLEAVKRFMTLRVKSDKEYAALLLSMTQQMEKHEAADYVSTVSKTWSQVVRQTEVLGRVMRSHADDLNSGPLHRLATLIRDKQHVKKSYQSLHQLLESHNHKVTRSDLDKLKSTYRQLSRDANNAKEKYREALSKGRETERAHERYNKATAKLHNLHNQYVVAVCGAQTQQEEHRRRAAPALLDALQTMQEDMTLALKNILEEYCEISSLLTEEVVKVHQEISAAVQQIDPLVEYQHFIDAYRLPWSPEIPEASVEFDTSLLDETDNMPANEILWNTLTADSLQTMLSSATEELALTQQNLRTKEALVDDLDSKIQTSQENTDRKSDCVLLLSQKLSLLELRQTVQSLRSSEARLLSQKALLDTKIAAASPPLPPPPLTLPYEDDTRSVGSTDKNKEKSSRFDTLRHSLAGMIRSPKAMLGSSSSHFFDVIPSSERPLAEQEWYHGAIPRTEAQELLRQQGDFLVRESHGKPGEYVLSVFSDEQRRHFIIQFADSQYRFEGTGFATIPQLIEHHFSTKQLITKKSGVVLLNPVVKDKKWILNHEDVMLGELLGKGNFGEVFKGTLLRDKTPVAVKTCKEDLPPELKIRFLSEARGVPPSFLGLLLEKKSLMSMLRVCCVQDPQTVRPLQHRQADWRLHSEAAHLHRHGAGSWWRLPVIPEEEEGRAEDQAACTFLRGRCCGHGVPGDR